One region of Flavobacterium sp. J372 genomic DNA includes:
- a CDS encoding MATE family efflux transporter, producing the protein MTITHKTDRFSRFTNLLKQSLKGENIDFTTISIRRAVLLLAIPMMLEMMMESVFALVDLYFVGHLKNSSFAVQTVGLTESVLSIIYSVAIGMSMAATAVVARRVGEKDPDAASRAGMQAIVIALIINIPIAILGIIFAKDILLLMGSSEASAEYGQTFMKIQMGSSFVIMMLFLFNGVFRGAGNAAIAMRSLWIANIFNIILCPLLILGWGPIPAFGLTGAAIATALGRSTGVIYQLYNLFKGKGILKVAASYFVPDFDQIKAIIKVAAPGIMQFVIASCSWIFLAELVATTGGDEGSAGYQSAIRIMMFFMLPAWGLSGAAATLVGQHLGAKMTERAERSVFVTAKFNVIYMGSIMVICLLAADPMMWFFTNNADVHDIAVEAIRILSAGYIFYGIGMVLLNAFNGAGDTRTPTWVNFFGFWTFQIPLAYLLAKYYNFGPTGVFIAIPAAETLMTIAAVILFRRGRWKKTTV; encoded by the coding sequence ATGACAATTACACATAAAACAGACAGATTTTCACGCTTTACTAACCTGCTGAAGCAATCATTAAAGGGCGAAAATATAGATTTTACAACGATCTCTATCAGGCGTGCAGTATTGCTGCTGGCCATCCCGATGATGCTCGAGATGATGATGGAGTCCGTATTCGCTTTGGTTGACCTGTATTTTGTAGGCCATCTTAAAAACAGCAGCTTTGCCGTACAGACAGTTGGGTTAACCGAGTCTGTGCTTTCAATCATTTATTCCGTAGCCATTGGTATGAGTATGGCTGCCACAGCAGTAGTGGCCCGCCGCGTTGGCGAAAAAGACCCTGATGCCGCCTCACGCGCCGGTATGCAGGCTATAGTGATAGCGCTGATAATCAACATACCTATTGCAATCTTGGGGATAATATTCGCGAAAGACATTTTGCTGCTAATGGGCTCATCTGAAGCATCTGCAGAATATGGGCAAACTTTTATGAAGATACAAATGGGCAGCAGCTTTGTCATTATGATGCTGTTCCTGTTCAATGGTGTTTTCCGCGGGGCGGGCAATGCTGCTATTGCCATGCGCAGCCTCTGGATTGCCAATATTTTTAATATAATACTGTGCCCGCTGCTAATTTTAGGCTGGGGCCCTATACCGGCATTTGGCCTTACGGGGGCAGCCATAGCAACCGCATTAGGCCGCAGCACAGGCGTTATTTATCAGCTGTACAACTTATTCAAAGGCAAAGGTATTTTAAAGGTTGCAGCCTCATATTTTGTGCCCGACTTTGACCAGATTAAAGCAATAATCAAAGTTGCAGCCCCGGGTATAATGCAGTTTGTTATTGCATCGTGCAGCTGGATTTTCCTTGCGGAACTTGTAGCAACCACAGGTGGTGATGAAGGTTCGGCCGGCTACCAGAGCGCCATACGGATTATGATGTTTTTTATGTTACCCGCGTGGGGGCTTAGCGGCGCGGCAGCTACACTTGTTGGGCAGCATCTCGGCGCAAAAATGACAGAGCGCGCAGAGCGTTCGGTATTTGTAACAGCAAAATTCAATGTGATATACATGGGCAGCATTATGGTTATATGCCTGCTGGCGGCCGACCCAATGATGTGGTTCTTCACTAATAATGCAGATGTTCATGACATTGCCGTTGAGGCGATACGCATATTGAGCGCAGGCTATATTTTTTACGGAATCGGCATGGTGCTACTGAACGCCTTTAACGGCGCAGGAGACACACGCACACCTACGTGGGTTAATTTCTTTGGGTTCTGGACGTTCCAGATACCACTGGCCTACCTTCTCGCAAAATACTATAATTTTGGGCCAACAGGTGTTTTTATAGCGATACCAGCAGCAGAAACATTAATGACAATAGCTGCTGTAATTTTATTCAGGCGCGGGCGCTGGAAGAAAACCACTGTTTAA
- a CDS encoding T9SS type A sorting domain-containing protein — MKKIIFLFLIATSGVFAQNAGGLNASALSPAGHAYVVGEIYVIPQNPNHTSAGTVAIASQILFSTLGTNDYIVSGDVKYYPNPTKDFVTIELPESVDLSKAELYDLKGAKAQFHVTSNTVNITTLPAGIYILTFPDTKIKSIKIVKN, encoded by the coding sequence ATGAAGAAAATCATCTTTTTATTTCTTATTGCAACATCAGGCGTCTTTGCACAAAATGCAGGAGGGCTTAATGCGTCGGCGCTATCCCCTGCAGGGCATGCATATGTGGTTGGTGAAATTTATGTAATCCCTCAAAACCCAAATCATACATCGGCCGGAACTGTGGCGATAGCATCACAAATACTTTTCAGTACGCTGGGCACGAATGATTATATTGTTTCGGGTGATGTAAAGTACTATCCAAATCCCACAAAAGACTTTGTAACAATTGAGCTGCCGGAAAGCGTAGATTTGAGCAAAGCAGAGCTTTATGACCTTAAGGGTGCAAAGGCACAATTTCATGTAACATCAAACACTGTAAACATCACAACACTGCCGGCAGGAATTTACATTCTCACTTTTCCTGACACTAAAATAAAATCAATAAAAATTGTAAAAAATTAA
- a CDS encoding helix-turn-helix transcriptional regulator, producing the protein MPIIINLDVMLAKRKMRSNELAEKVGITTANLSILKTGKAKAIRFSTLEAICEALECQPGDIMEFVS; encoded by the coding sequence ATGCCAATAATAATAAACCTTGACGTAATGCTTGCAAAACGGAAAATGCGCAGCAATGAACTTGCTGAAAAAGTAGGCATTACAACAGCAAACCTCTCAATCCTGAAAACCGGTAAGGCAAAAGCCATTCGATTCTCAACACTCGAAGCCATTTGCGAAGCGCTTGAATGCCAGCCGGGTGACATAATGGAATTTGTCAGCTAA
- a CDS encoding DUF2975 domain-containing protein — MYAYALYLFKDVLTAFSKKRLFANEVIRNLDQAGKAVLIGFAIYVVPEFLYTSIFESSFSISLGFDSLFTPMVGLFLIVLSEVFPYCKKPERRE, encoded by the coding sequence ATTTACGCATACGCGCTTTACTTATTTAAAGATGTACTAACTGCATTTTCTAAAAAGAGACTGTTTGCAAACGAGGTCATCAGGAATCTTGACCAGGCCGGTAAAGCAGTATTGATAGGATTTGCGATATATGTGGTGCCTGAGTTTTTATATACTTCTATTTTTGAAAGCAGCTTTTCTATTTCACTTGGTTTTGATTCTCTGTTTACACCGATGGTTGGGCTATTCCTTATTGTGCTAAGTGAAGTTTTTCCTTACTGCAAAAAGCCTGAAAGAAGAGAATGA
- a CDS encoding T9SS sorting signal type C domain-containing protein yields MGGNISGATTATLNITNVSASDVAFYTCEVTNAAGSVLSNEAYLNTIIAVQPIDNTACLNVTGPYVEVIANGLNLTYQWYSNTTASNTGGTLIPGATNYYYVPPVNAAGITYYYVVIDNNGLGCVRETSTAAKFTVGTAATSGNSYIGGTAGVNNNITTTAICSGTTVTLRNTGSTGTNPTYLWEQSTDGIGGWNTVTGGTGSTTVAYTTPALTETTYYRMRVKTASCEVYSNILKVSVGAEAGVIEASSKVICTGTSTTVSVTGSTTTIQWQQSTNGTTWVNVTGGSGATTETYTTPVLTSTTYYRTIVTGVACSNPNSDPIQVIVNPGPVAGTVSANKSICTGTSTTVRLTGATGTIQWQVSSDNNSFTDIPGATNDVYTTGVLTQTRYYRAIVTAVGCSSTSTSAVTTVTVSSPAVIGSVSSSSTICAGNSTVLSATGVTGTPRWQQSPDGVSNWVNTTSGTGGSTLSYTTPALTSTSYYRLRATNGGCVEYSQTITVTVTPISAGTAGSNQSVCTGGTATVTVSGTTGSIQWQQSADGSTGWANVTGGSGATTASYTTPALSSQTYYRALVTNGSCSVTSGVITVSISTPTAGTASGTTTICSGSTANLSLSGNTGSIQWQQSANGTTGWATVTGGSGATTANYTTAALTSTTYYRAQLTNGSCTAESNVITVTVTNISAGTAGSNQAICSGNTATVSVSGTVGNIQWQQSADGLTNWTSVTGGSGATTASYTTGALTATTYYRAQVTNGACSVTSGVITVSVSSVTTGTASGSTSLCPGVTTTLSLSGHSGNIQWQQSSDGLTNWVNVTGGTGATSASYTTAAMNSTTYYRAQVTSGSCASASNVVTVSRNNNFIWNGSVSSDWHNPANWSCNAIPTLVDNAIIPQQTNQPIVSQNIMAYAKTLDIQAGAILTINIMRNITVQDGIAVASTGNMIVNNRANLVQITENSSNNTGNINVKRNSSQLYRQDYTLWSSPVTGQKLFQFSPLTLPDRFYTYRDSARLYMKVPNLSAQSTTTFTKGVAYLIRMPNGNSTPGYNAGTTAITLNQQFTGVPNNGIIHIPVVHEWTPQSPVAISNYGYNGVGNPYPSTINIHSFIDANSAPNNDVLETGTLYFWRKKNNNNNTSYTAINKAGYVENGAEGGNVGAGFIEGDEANWVINPGQGFIVQTKVGANHIEFNNTMRRAVNNSQFFRNTQQPVVLSRIWLNLTSSTGVYAQTLVGYSNATTDGFDFGYDSPLFTDGVAAIYTKGAGKDLSIQAKGVFADADVVPLHYRINTAGQYTISLHKKDGLFADGQNVYLRDNQTNTVQDLNAGSYTFTAGEGVTENRFDVIYVTDGVLGTTNPQLNDKAIVAFKDNGILKVSTEGHDLDNVKVFDIRGRLLTEKKAINSSSTALEGFTAQEQMLILQVRTKDGAIVSKKVIF; encoded by the coding sequence ATGGGGGGCAATATAAGCGGCGCCACAACAGCCACACTCAACATTACAAACGTATCAGCTTCTGATGTTGCCTTCTACACATGTGAAGTTACCAATGCGGCAGGCTCTGTATTAAGTAATGAAGCTTATCTAAATACTATAATTGCAGTACAGCCTATAGATAACACTGCATGTTTGAATGTAACCGGGCCTTATGTGGAAGTTATTGCCAATGGTTTAAACCTTACCTACCAATGGTACTCTAATACGACTGCCAGCAACACAGGCGGAACACTTATACCTGGCGCTACCAATTATTACTATGTACCGCCTGTAAATGCAGCAGGAATTACATATTATTATGTGGTAATTGATAATAATGGCCTTGGCTGTGTGAGAGAAACATCTACAGCTGCTAAATTTACTGTAGGCACAGCGGCAACCAGCGGAAACTCTTATATTGGAGGCACAGCCGGAGTTAACAACAACATTACAACTACTGCAATATGTTCGGGCACAACAGTTACACTTCGCAATACAGGAAGTACAGGAACTAACCCCACTTATTTATGGGAGCAGTCAACCGACGGAATCGGCGGATGGAACACAGTTACCGGTGGTACAGGTTCAACTACAGTAGCCTATACTACACCTGCGCTAACAGAAACCACTTATTATAGGATGCGTGTAAAAACAGCATCTTGCGAGGTTTATTCTAATATACTCAAAGTTAGCGTAGGAGCTGAAGCCGGTGTTATTGAAGCATCAAGCAAAGTTATCTGTACCGGTACATCAACTACGGTTTCAGTTACCGGCTCAACTACTACAATACAGTGGCAGCAATCTACAAACGGTACAACATGGGTAAATGTTACCGGCGGAAGCGGTGCTACAACAGAAACCTATACAACACCCGTACTTACATCAACAACGTATTACAGGACTATCGTAACAGGAGTTGCATGTTCAAACCCAAATTCAGACCCTATACAGGTTATTGTAAACCCGGGACCTGTAGCAGGAACAGTATCTGCAAACAAAAGTATTTGTACAGGTACATCAACAACTGTAAGGCTTACAGGCGCAACAGGCACAATACAATGGCAGGTATCTTCTGACAATAACAGCTTTACAGATATACCTGGGGCTACCAATGACGTTTACACCACAGGTGTGCTTACCCAAACAAGATACTATAGGGCTATTGTTACAGCCGTAGGATGCTCATCAACATCTACATCAGCAGTTACTACAGTAACCGTAAGTTCACCGGCAGTAATAGGTTCAGTATCATCAAGCAGTACTATTTGTGCGGGTAATTCAACTGTACTTTCTGCAACCGGTGTTACAGGAACACCACGCTGGCAGCAGTCTCCCGACGGTGTATCTAACTGGGTTAATACTACAAGCGGAACTGGCGGAAGCACACTCAGCTACACCACACCTGCATTAACATCTACATCATACTACAGGCTGCGTGCCACAAATGGCGGATGTGTTGAATATTCTCAGACCATTACGGTAACCGTTACTCCAATATCAGCAGGTACAGCAGGCAGCAACCAAAGTGTGTGTACTGGCGGTACAGCAACCGTTACAGTAAGCGGCACTACCGGCAGCATACAATGGCAGCAATCTGCAGACGGAAGCACAGGATGGGCAAACGTAACCGGCGGAAGCGGTGCAACTACTGCCAGCTATACTACACCCGCACTTTCTTCACAAACCTATTACAGGGCATTGGTTACAAACGGCTCATGCAGCGTAACATCAGGCGTTATTACAGTGAGCATAAGCACGCCTACAGCCGGCACAGCATCAGGTACAACTACCATCTGTTCAGGCAGTACAGCTAATCTTTCGCTTTCGGGCAATACAGGTTCTATACAGTGGCAACAGAGTGCGAACGGCACCACAGGCTGGGCTACTGTTACTGGCGGAAGCGGTGCTACAACTGCAAATTACACCACTGCTGCACTAACCTCAACAACTTATTACAGGGCACAGCTTACAAATGGGTCTTGCACGGCAGAATCAAACGTGATAACCGTAACAGTAACTAATATTTCTGCAGGTACTGCAGGAAGCAACCAAGCAATTTGTAGTGGTAATACTGCCACAGTTAGTGTAAGTGGTACAGTGGGCAATATACAATGGCAACAGTCGGCAGACGGATTAACTAACTGGACAAGTGTAACCGGTGGCAGCGGCGCAACAACAGCGAGCTATACAACCGGCGCATTGACAGCCACTACGTACTATAGGGCACAGGTAACAAACGGCGCATGCAGCGTTACATCAGGAGTTATTACTGTGAGTGTTAGCAGCGTTACAACAGGTACTGCTTCGGGCAGCACATCATTGTGCCCGGGTGTTACAACTACACTTAGCTTATCTGGCCATTCAGGCAACATACAGTGGCAACAGTCTTCTGACGGTCTTACCAACTGGGTTAATGTAACCGGAGGTACCGGTGCTACATCGGCCAGCTACACTACAGCTGCTATGAACAGCACTACTTATTACAGGGCACAGGTAACAAGCGGCTCATGCGCATCAGCATCAAACGTTGTTACAGTATCAAGGAACAATAACTTTATCTGGAACGGAAGCGTGAGCAGTGACTGGCATAATCCTGCCAACTGGTCTTGTAATGCAATACCAACTCTTGTTGACAATGCTATAATACCGCAGCAAACCAACCAGCCAATAGTTTCGCAAAACATTATGGCTTACGCCAAAACTCTTGACATACAGGCAGGTGCCATACTTACCATAAACATCATGAGGAATATTACGGTGCAGGACGGTATTGCAGTAGCTTCTACAGGAAACATGATTGTAAACAACAGGGCAAACCTTGTACAGATAACAGAGAACAGCAGCAACAACACGGGTAATATTAACGTTAAACGCAACAGCAGCCAGCTGTACAGGCAAGACTATACATTGTGGTCATCACCTGTTACCGGCCAGAAACTGTTCCAGTTCTCACCGCTTACATTACCGGATCGTTTTTATACTTACCGTGACTCTGCAAGGCTGTATATGAAAGTTCCAAATCTTAGCGCACAGTCAACCACAACATTTACAAAAGGTGTTGCTTACCTTATACGTATGCCAAACGGCAACTCAACACCAGGGTATAATGCAGGCACAACCGCTATTACATTAAACCAGCAATTTACCGGTGTGCCTAACAATGGTATAATACATATACCTGTAGTTCATGAATGGACACCTCAAAGCCCTGTGGCGATATCAAATTATGGGTATAATGGTGTAGGTAATCCTTACCCTTCAACCATCAACATTCATAGTTTTATTGATGCAAACAGCGCTCCTAACAATGATGTGCTTGAAACAGGTACACTATATTTCTGGAGAAAGAAAAACAATAACAACAACACCAGCTACACGGCCATTAATAAGGCAGGTTATGTGGAGAATGGTGCTGAAGGCGGTAACGTTGGTGCAGGATTTATTGAAGGCGACGAAGCTAACTGGGTAATTAACCCGGGACAAGGATTTATCGTACAGACAAAAGTTGGCGCTAACCATATTGAATTTAACAACACTATGAGAAGGGCGGTAAACAACAGCCAGTTCTTCCGTAATACTCAGCAGCCTGTTGTATTGTCAAGAATATGGCTGAACCTGACATCTTCAACCGGCGTTTATGCACAAACACTTGTAGGATATTCTAATGCAACTACAGATGGGTTTGACTTTGGTTATGACTCGCCATTGTTTACAGATGGTGTTGCTGCGATATATACAAAAGGTGCAGGAAAAGACCTTTCGATACAGGCAAAGGGTGTGTTTGCTGATGCAGATGTTGTGCCGCTTCATTACAGGATAAACACAGCCGGCCAATATACTATAAGCCTTCATAAAAAAGACGGTTTGTTTGCCGATGGCCAAAATGTTTACCTGCGTGACAACCAGACAAACACAGTACAAGACCTGAATGCCGGCAGCTATACTTTTACAGCCGGTGAAGGTGTTACAGAAAATCGTTTTGATGTAATTTATGTAACCGACGGGGTTTTGGGTACAACAAACCCTCAGCTTAACGATAAAGCAATTGTTGCATTTAAAGACAACGGCATCCTGAAGGTTTCTACTGAAGGACATGACCTTGACAACGTAAAAGTTTTTGATATACGCGGAAGGCTGCTTACTGAGAAAAAAGCAATCAACAGCAGTTCAACAGCACTTGAAGGCTTTACAGCGCAGGAGCAAATGCTTATACTTCAGGTTCGCACTAAAGATGGTGCAATCGTAAGCAAGAAAGTGATTTTCTAA
- a CDS encoding 8-amino-7-oxononanoate synthase translates to MQNFPESLAKKLQARKDASAFRILPAYSSLVDFSSNDYLGFSRNNTIAANAVSVLAQYPYNGATGSRLISGNHPLYSDAEQLIAKYHDSETALIFNSGYDANIGFFSSVPQKNDIVLYDEFIHASIRDGMRLGNARAYKFKHNSVESLKSLLQKFRESAVEIYIVTESVFSMDGDSPNLAEMAGLCSELKCRLVVDEAHAVGVFGSGLATNSDCFARIVTFGKALGCHGAAVFGSVALKDYLVNFARSFIYTTALPPHSVATIIASYDYLQREADTNRSSLFSNISNFKKLLKESDLGKYFISSESAIHCAVIPGNERVRNLAANLQEQGFDVRAILAPTVPSGQERLRFCLHSYNTHSEIEAVIKQLMLHLQ, encoded by the coding sequence ATGCAAAATTTCCCGGAATCATTAGCTAAAAAACTTCAGGCACGGAAGGATGCATCAGCATTCAGAATACTGCCTGCATATAGCAGCCTGGTAGATTTTTCTTCAAATGATTATCTGGGGTTTTCACGCAATAATACCATCGCTGCAAATGCTGTTTCAGTTTTAGCGCAATATCCTTACAATGGCGCCACAGGTTCACGCCTAATTAGTGGGAACCACCCGCTTTACTCTGATGCGGAGCAATTGATTGCAAAGTATCATGACTCTGAAACCGCGCTTATCTTCAATTCAGGATATGATGCCAATATTGGGTTTTTCAGCAGTGTCCCGCAAAAAAATGATATTGTGCTGTATGATGAATTTATACACGCCTCCATACGCGACGGTATGCGGCTTGGCAATGCCAGAGCCTATAAATTCAAGCATAACTCTGTAGAAAGCCTTAAAAGTCTTTTGCAAAAATTCAGAGAATCGGCGGTTGAGATCTATATCGTTACAGAGTCTGTTTTCTCAATGGATGGCGATTCGCCAAATCTGGCTGAAATGGCAGGATTGTGTAGTGAGCTCAAATGCAGACTGGTGGTTGATGAAGCCCACGCAGTAGGAGTTTTTGGCAGCGGCCTGGCAACAAATTCAGATTGTTTTGCCAGGATTGTTACTTTTGGTAAGGCGCTGGGCTGCCATGGTGCAGCGGTGTTTGGAAGCGTCGCGCTTAAAGACTATTTGGTAAATTTTGCAAGGAGTTTTATTTACACCACAGCATTGCCGCCACATTCTGTTGCCACGATCATTGCAAGTTACGATTATCTGCAAAGAGAAGCAGACACAAACAGAAGCTCGCTTTTCAGTAATATATCAAACTTCAAAAAATTGCTTAAAGAGAGCGATCTCGGCAAGTATTTCATCAGCAGTGAGTCAGCCATACATTGTGCTGTAATACCGGGTAATGAGCGAGTGCGAAATTTAGCAGCAAATCTGCAGGAACAAGGTTTTGATGTGCGGGCTATACTGGCGCCGACAGTTCCTTCGGGGCAGGAGAGGCTTCGCTTTTGCCTGCACAGTTACAATACTCACAGCGAGATTGAAGCTGTTATCAAACAGCTTATGCTTCATCTT